One window of Quercus robur chromosome 5, dhQueRobu3.1, whole genome shotgun sequence genomic DNA carries:
- the LOC126727394 gene encoding lysine-specific demethylase JMJ28 isoform X3 encodes MEEEEALADHLRCSRTDGRQWRCKRRVMENMKLCEIHYLQGRHRQYKEKVPESLKLQRKKKSKKSQGCKETASSEFGIRVERVKMKRKVKKPARVSGSEAALLDETLRKMKSKKKGNLQLELIRMVLKRDLEKKKKNKKKKKKSDFPLVKKKKNMKTKQNEIELEDNSEEEEEEEEELTRQLPNGVMAISPVPSPSPRNFNNVDGNCDVKVGVENGVARRRCFRSKNIEPLPFGTMQLMPCGQNVAESRRGKRKRRCHCCRKSGSLSLVSCSSCQKEFFCADCIKERYFDTQEDVKMACPVCRGTCTCKDCSANQSKDRESKDSLGEENKVEKILRFHYLICMLLPVLKRMNHDRSVELETEANTNGKKTSEVHIKQSEFGCNEQNCCSNCKTSIVDLHRSCPNCSYNLCLSCCKDFCCGSFTGRIDTFISKNSNGRKACISGDKQLSLKKLAKQNSGTYLSSPASVSDWKACNANGRISCPPAEFGGCGDSFLDLRCVFSLSWIKELEVSAEEIVCSYEVPEAFDISSCCSVCLDIDHKADGIEHLQEAAAREDSIDNYLYYPTLLDVHNDKLEHFQKHWGRGHPVIVRNVLQSASDLNWDPVVMFCTYLEQSIARYENNKDFLEATNCLDWCEVEIGIRQYFMGSLNGQTHKNTWQEKFKLKGWLSSHLFQEQFPSHYAQIIHSLPLQEYMNPISGLLNLAAKLPQEIPKPDLGPCVYISYGYAEELIQADSVAKLCYDSYDVVNILAHTTDAPISAEQLTKIRKLLKKHNSQCQRESSRTTDQIKANKVNKKLSNGENIEDSGLQNITGEEMHLRKRVARVSCFSPASHEKCARSLKNSKMSQDEGYDSDSDFDTEASLSSNGPVLSSQTSDKRKFGNHSQNSNSYRKKLFSESSGAQWDVFRRQDVPKLIEYLQRHSNEFSHMSGLHKHVVHPILDQSVFLDTTHKMRLKEEFEIEPWTFEQRIGEAVIIPAGCPYQIRNPKSCVHVVLDFVSPENVTECIHLIDEVRLLPEDHKAKVDKLEVKKMALHSISAAVKEIRELTCTM; translated from the exons atGGAGGAAGAGGAGGCTCTGGCGGACCATCTACGGTGTAGCCGTACGGACGGTCGGCAATGGCGGTGCAAGAGGAGAGTGATGGAGAACATGAAGCTTTGCGAGATTCACTATCTCCAAGGCCGTCACAGGCAGTACAAGGAGAAAGTACCTGAGTCTCTGAAACtccagaggaagaagaagagcaagaaATCGCAGGGCTGCAAAGAGACGGCTTCTTCGGAGTTTGGGATTAGGGTAGAGAGAGTGAAGATGAAGCGGAAGGTGAAGAAACCGGCGAGGGTTTCGGGCTCGGAGGCGGCGTTGCTGGACGAGACATTGCGGAAGATGAAGTCGAAGAAGAAAGGGAATTTGCAGCTGGAGCTGATCAGAATGGTGCTCAAGAGAGacttggagaagaagaagaagaataagaagaagaagaagaaaagcgaTTTTCctttggtgaagaagaagaagaatatgaaGACGAAGCAGAATGAGATTGAATTGGAGGACAATAgcgaagaggaagaagaagaagaagaagagttgaCGAGACAATTGCCGAACGGAGTAATGGCGATATCGCCAGTACCGTCGCCTTCGCCGAGGAATTTCAACAATGTAGATGGAAATTGCGATGTGAAAGTAGGAGTGGAGAACGGAGTGGCTAGGCGGCGGTGTTTCCGGTCCAAGAACATCGAGCCTTTACCGTTCGGCACAATGCAG CTCATGCCTTGTGGTCAGAATGTGGCGGAATCAAGGAGgggaaagaggaagaggaggTGCCATTGTTGTCGAAAAAGCGGATCGTTGAGTCTTGTTTCGTGTTCCAGTTGTCAGAAAGAGTTCTTCTGTGCGGATTGCATCAAAGAACG GTATTTTGATACTCAAGAAGATGTTAAGATGGCGTGTCCAGTCTGTCGTGGAACTTGCACCTGTAAGGATTGTTCAGCTAATCAATCTAAAGACAGAGAAAGTAAG GATTCTTTAGGGgaggaaaataaagttgaaaaaatacTACGCTTCCATTATTTGATCTGTATGCTTCTTCCTGTATTAAAACGAATGAACCACGACCGGAGTGTTGAGCTTGAAACAGAGGCAAATACAAATG GGAAGAAAACTTCCGAAGTTCATATCAAGCAGTCTGAATTTGGCTGCAATGAGCAAAATTGCTG CAGTAACTGCAAAACTTCAATTGTGGATCTCCATAGAAGCTGTCCAAATTGTTCATATAATCTCTGTTTAAGTTGTTGTAAGGATTTTTGTTGTGGGAGCTTCACTGGAAGAATTGACACATTTATTTCAAAGAACTCAAATGGAAGGAAAGCTTGTATATCTGGTGACAAGCAACTTTCATTGAAGAAGCTGGCCAAGCAAAATTCTGGTACATACCTTTCCTCACCTGCATCAGTGTCTGACTGGAAAGCTTGTAATGCTAATGGCAGGATATCTTGTCCTCCTGCGGaatttggtggttgtggtgatAGCTTCCTTGATTTGAGATGTGTTTTTTCCTTGAGCTGGATCAAAGAGCTGGAAGTAAGTGCTGAAGAAATAGTTTGCAGCTATGAGGTTCCAGAAGCTTTTGACATATCTTCATGCTGCTCAGTATGTCTTGACATAGATCATAAAGCTGATGGAATTGAGCATTTGCAAGAAGCAGCTGCAAGAGAAGATTCTATTGACAATTATTTGTATTACCCCACACTTCTGGATGTTCACAATGATAAGCTTGAACACTTTCAGAAACATTGGGGTAGAGGCCATCCTGTAATAGTTCGTAACGTGCTTCAGTCTGCATCAGATTTGAACTGGGATCCAGTAGTCATGTTCTGCACTTATCTTGAGCAAAGCATTGCCAGATATGAGAATAATAAAGATTTTCTCGAAGCTACCAATTGCTTGGATTGGTGCGAG GTAGAAATTGGTATCAGGCAGTATTTTATGGGTTCTCTGAATGGGCAAACACATAAGAATACGTGGCAAGAGAAGTTTAAATTGAAGGGTTGGCTTTCTTCGCATTTATTTCAAGAACAATTTCCATCTCATTATGCTCAAATAATCCACTCTTTACCACTTCAAGAATATATGAATCCCATATCTGGTCTTCTAAATTTAGCTGCGAAGTTGCCTCAGGAAATCCCAAAGCCGGACCTAGGTCCATGTGTCTATATTTCCTATGGCTATGCTGAGGAACTTATACAGGCTGATTCCGTGGCAAAACTATGCTATGACTCGTATGATGTG GTGAATATTTTGGCACATACTACAGATGCCCCTATCTCTGCAGAACAGcttacaaaaataagaaaactgcTGAAAAAGCACAATTCTCAATGTCAAAGGGAGTCATCCAGGACTACTGATCAAATAAAAGCtaataaagtaaataaaaaattgtcaaatggTGAAAACATAGAAGACTCAGGATTGCAGAATATAACTGGGGAGGAAATGCACTTGCGAAAGAGAGTTGCTAGAGTATCTTGCTTCTCTCCTGCTTCACATGAAAAATGTGCTAGGAGTCTCAAAAATAGTAAGATGTCCCAAGATGAGGGATATGATTCTGATTCCGACTTTGATACTGAAGCCTCTTTATCTTCTAATGGGCCTGTTCTGAGCTCTCAAACATCAGATAAGAGGAAGTTTGGAAATCACAGTCAAAACTCTAATTCTTatagaaagaaattattttccgAGTCTTCTGGTGCCCAATGGGATGTCTTTCGTAGGCAAGATGTTCCAAAGCTTATAGAGTATCTCCAAAGGCACTCTAATGAGTTCAGCCATATGTCTGGTTTACACAAGCAT GTAGTTCATCCAATTCTTGATCAGAGTGTCTTTCTTGATACAACCCACAAAATGAGGCTTAAGGAGGAGTTTG AAATTGAACCCTGGACTTTTGAGCAACGCATTGGTGAAGCTGTCATCATTCCTGCTGGATGTCCATACCAGATTAGGAATCCCAAG TCTTGCGTTCATGTGGTGTTGGACTTTGTCTCACCTGAAAATGTTACTGAGTGCATCCATTTGATTGATGAAGTGCGGCTGCTTCCTGAAGACCACAAGGCAAAAGTAGACAAGCTAGAG GTGAAGAAAATGGCCCTTCATAGTATAAGTGCTGCAGTGAAAGAAATCCGTGAGCTTACATGCACTAT GTAG
- the LOC126727394 gene encoding lysine-specific demethylase JMJ28 isoform X1, which produces MEEEEALADHLRCSRTDGRQWRCKRRVMENMKLCEIHYLQGRHRQYKEKVPESLKLQRKKKSKKSQGCKETASSEFGIRVERVKMKRKVKKPARVSGSEAALLDETLRKMKSKKKGNLQLELIRMVLKRDLEKKKKNKKKKKKSDFPLVKKKKNMKTKQNEIELEDNSEEEEEEEEELTRQLPNGVMAISPVPSPSPRNFNNVDGNCDVKVGVENGVARRRCFRSKNIEPLPFGTMQLMPCGQNVAESRRGKRKRRCHCCRKSGSLSLVSCSSCQKEFFCADCIKERYFDTQEDVKMACPVCRGTCTCKDCSANQSKDRESKDSLGEENKVEKILRFHYLICMLLPVLKRMNHDRSVELETEANTNGKKTSEVHIKQSEFGCNEQNCCSNCKTSIVDLHRSCPNCSYNLCLSCCKDFCCGSFTGRIDTFISKNSNGRKACISGDKQLSLKKLAKQNSGTYLSSPASVSDWKACNANGRISCPPAEFGGCGDSFLDLRCVFSLSWIKELEVSAEEIVCSYEVPEAFDISSCCSVCLDIDHKADGIEHLQEAAAREDSIDNYLYYPTLLDVHNDKLEHFQKHWGRGHPVIVRNVLQSASDLNWDPVVMFCTYLEQSIARYENNKDFLEATNCLDWCEVEIGIRQYFMGSLNGQTHKNTWQEKFKLKGWLSSHLFQEQFPSHYAQIIHSLPLQEYMNPISGLLNLAAKLPQEIPKPDLGPCVYISYGYAEELIQADSVAKLCYDSYDVVNILAHTTDAPISAEQLTKIRKLLKKHNSQCQRESSRTTDQIKANKVNKKLSNGENIEDSGLQNITGEEMHLRKRVARVSCFSPASHEKCARSLKNSKMSQDEGYDSDSDFDTEASLSSNGPVLSSQTSDKRKFGNHSQNSNSYRKKLFSESSGAQWDVFRRQDVPKLIEYLQRHSNEFSHMSGLHKHVVHPILDQSVFLDTTHKMRLKEEFEIEPWTFEQRIGEAVIIPAGCPYQIRNPKSCVHVVLDFVSPENVTECIHLIDEVRLLPEDHKAKVDKLEVKKMALHSISAAVKEIRELTCTMTS; this is translated from the exons atGGAGGAAGAGGAGGCTCTGGCGGACCATCTACGGTGTAGCCGTACGGACGGTCGGCAATGGCGGTGCAAGAGGAGAGTGATGGAGAACATGAAGCTTTGCGAGATTCACTATCTCCAAGGCCGTCACAGGCAGTACAAGGAGAAAGTACCTGAGTCTCTGAAACtccagaggaagaagaagagcaagaaATCGCAGGGCTGCAAAGAGACGGCTTCTTCGGAGTTTGGGATTAGGGTAGAGAGAGTGAAGATGAAGCGGAAGGTGAAGAAACCGGCGAGGGTTTCGGGCTCGGAGGCGGCGTTGCTGGACGAGACATTGCGGAAGATGAAGTCGAAGAAGAAAGGGAATTTGCAGCTGGAGCTGATCAGAATGGTGCTCAAGAGAGacttggagaagaagaagaagaataagaagaagaagaagaaaagcgaTTTTCctttggtgaagaagaagaagaatatgaaGACGAAGCAGAATGAGATTGAATTGGAGGACAATAgcgaagaggaagaagaagaagaagaagagttgaCGAGACAATTGCCGAACGGAGTAATGGCGATATCGCCAGTACCGTCGCCTTCGCCGAGGAATTTCAACAATGTAGATGGAAATTGCGATGTGAAAGTAGGAGTGGAGAACGGAGTGGCTAGGCGGCGGTGTTTCCGGTCCAAGAACATCGAGCCTTTACCGTTCGGCACAATGCAG CTCATGCCTTGTGGTCAGAATGTGGCGGAATCAAGGAGgggaaagaggaagaggaggTGCCATTGTTGTCGAAAAAGCGGATCGTTGAGTCTTGTTTCGTGTTCCAGTTGTCAGAAAGAGTTCTTCTGTGCGGATTGCATCAAAGAACG GTATTTTGATACTCAAGAAGATGTTAAGATGGCGTGTCCAGTCTGTCGTGGAACTTGCACCTGTAAGGATTGTTCAGCTAATCAATCTAAAGACAGAGAAAGTAAG GATTCTTTAGGGgaggaaaataaagttgaaaaaatacTACGCTTCCATTATTTGATCTGTATGCTTCTTCCTGTATTAAAACGAATGAACCACGACCGGAGTGTTGAGCTTGAAACAGAGGCAAATACAAATG GGAAGAAAACTTCCGAAGTTCATATCAAGCAGTCTGAATTTGGCTGCAATGAGCAAAATTGCTG CAGTAACTGCAAAACTTCAATTGTGGATCTCCATAGAAGCTGTCCAAATTGTTCATATAATCTCTGTTTAAGTTGTTGTAAGGATTTTTGTTGTGGGAGCTTCACTGGAAGAATTGACACATTTATTTCAAAGAACTCAAATGGAAGGAAAGCTTGTATATCTGGTGACAAGCAACTTTCATTGAAGAAGCTGGCCAAGCAAAATTCTGGTACATACCTTTCCTCACCTGCATCAGTGTCTGACTGGAAAGCTTGTAATGCTAATGGCAGGATATCTTGTCCTCCTGCGGaatttggtggttgtggtgatAGCTTCCTTGATTTGAGATGTGTTTTTTCCTTGAGCTGGATCAAAGAGCTGGAAGTAAGTGCTGAAGAAATAGTTTGCAGCTATGAGGTTCCAGAAGCTTTTGACATATCTTCATGCTGCTCAGTATGTCTTGACATAGATCATAAAGCTGATGGAATTGAGCATTTGCAAGAAGCAGCTGCAAGAGAAGATTCTATTGACAATTATTTGTATTACCCCACACTTCTGGATGTTCACAATGATAAGCTTGAACACTTTCAGAAACATTGGGGTAGAGGCCATCCTGTAATAGTTCGTAACGTGCTTCAGTCTGCATCAGATTTGAACTGGGATCCAGTAGTCATGTTCTGCACTTATCTTGAGCAAAGCATTGCCAGATATGAGAATAATAAAGATTTTCTCGAAGCTACCAATTGCTTGGATTGGTGCGAG GTAGAAATTGGTATCAGGCAGTATTTTATGGGTTCTCTGAATGGGCAAACACATAAGAATACGTGGCAAGAGAAGTTTAAATTGAAGGGTTGGCTTTCTTCGCATTTATTTCAAGAACAATTTCCATCTCATTATGCTCAAATAATCCACTCTTTACCACTTCAAGAATATATGAATCCCATATCTGGTCTTCTAAATTTAGCTGCGAAGTTGCCTCAGGAAATCCCAAAGCCGGACCTAGGTCCATGTGTCTATATTTCCTATGGCTATGCTGAGGAACTTATACAGGCTGATTCCGTGGCAAAACTATGCTATGACTCGTATGATGTG GTGAATATTTTGGCACATACTACAGATGCCCCTATCTCTGCAGAACAGcttacaaaaataagaaaactgcTGAAAAAGCACAATTCTCAATGTCAAAGGGAGTCATCCAGGACTACTGATCAAATAAAAGCtaataaagtaaataaaaaattgtcaaatggTGAAAACATAGAAGACTCAGGATTGCAGAATATAACTGGGGAGGAAATGCACTTGCGAAAGAGAGTTGCTAGAGTATCTTGCTTCTCTCCTGCTTCACATGAAAAATGTGCTAGGAGTCTCAAAAATAGTAAGATGTCCCAAGATGAGGGATATGATTCTGATTCCGACTTTGATACTGAAGCCTCTTTATCTTCTAATGGGCCTGTTCTGAGCTCTCAAACATCAGATAAGAGGAAGTTTGGAAATCACAGTCAAAACTCTAATTCTTatagaaagaaattattttccgAGTCTTCTGGTGCCCAATGGGATGTCTTTCGTAGGCAAGATGTTCCAAAGCTTATAGAGTATCTCCAAAGGCACTCTAATGAGTTCAGCCATATGTCTGGTTTACACAAGCAT GTAGTTCATCCAATTCTTGATCAGAGTGTCTTTCTTGATACAACCCACAAAATGAGGCTTAAGGAGGAGTTTG AAATTGAACCCTGGACTTTTGAGCAACGCATTGGTGAAGCTGTCATCATTCCTGCTGGATGTCCATACCAGATTAGGAATCCCAAG TCTTGCGTTCATGTGGTGTTGGACTTTGTCTCACCTGAAAATGTTACTGAGTGCATCCATTTGATTGATGAAGTGCGGCTGCTTCCTGAAGACCACAAGGCAAAAGTAGACAAGCTAGAG GTGAAGAAAATGGCCCTTCATAGTATAAGTGCTGCAGTGAAAGAAATCCGTGAGCTTACATGCACTAT GACCTCCTGA
- the LOC126727394 gene encoding lysine-specific demethylase JMJ28 isoform X2, with protein sequence MEEEEALADHLRCSRTDGRQWRCKRRVMENMKLCEIHYLQGRHRQYKEKVPESLKLQRKKKSKKSQGCKETASSEFGIRVERVKMKRKVKKPARVSGSEAALLDETLRKMKSKKKGNLQLELIRMVLKRDLEKKKKNKKKKKKSDFPLVKKKKNMKTKQNEIELEDNSEEEEEEEEELTRQLPNGVMAISPVPSPSPRNFNNVDGNCDVKVGVENGVARRRCFRSKNIEPLPFGTMQLMPCGQNVAESRRGKRKRRCHCCRKSGSLSLVSCSSCQKEFFCADCIKERYFDTQEDVKMACPVCRGTCTCKDCSANQSKDRESKDSLGEENKVEKILRFHYLICMLLPVLKRMNHDRSVELETEANTNGKKTSEVHIKQSEFGCNEQNCCNCKTSIVDLHRSCPNCSYNLCLSCCKDFCCGSFTGRIDTFISKNSNGRKACISGDKQLSLKKLAKQNSGTYLSSPASVSDWKACNANGRISCPPAEFGGCGDSFLDLRCVFSLSWIKELEVSAEEIVCSYEVPEAFDISSCCSVCLDIDHKADGIEHLQEAAAREDSIDNYLYYPTLLDVHNDKLEHFQKHWGRGHPVIVRNVLQSASDLNWDPVVMFCTYLEQSIARYENNKDFLEATNCLDWCEVEIGIRQYFMGSLNGQTHKNTWQEKFKLKGWLSSHLFQEQFPSHYAQIIHSLPLQEYMNPISGLLNLAAKLPQEIPKPDLGPCVYISYGYAEELIQADSVAKLCYDSYDVVNILAHTTDAPISAEQLTKIRKLLKKHNSQCQRESSRTTDQIKANKVNKKLSNGENIEDSGLQNITGEEMHLRKRVARVSCFSPASHEKCARSLKNSKMSQDEGYDSDSDFDTEASLSSNGPVLSSQTSDKRKFGNHSQNSNSYRKKLFSESSGAQWDVFRRQDVPKLIEYLQRHSNEFSHMSGLHKHVVHPILDQSVFLDTTHKMRLKEEFEIEPWTFEQRIGEAVIIPAGCPYQIRNPKSCVHVVLDFVSPENVTECIHLIDEVRLLPEDHKAKVDKLEVKKMALHSISAAVKEIRELTCTMTS encoded by the exons atGGAGGAAGAGGAGGCTCTGGCGGACCATCTACGGTGTAGCCGTACGGACGGTCGGCAATGGCGGTGCAAGAGGAGAGTGATGGAGAACATGAAGCTTTGCGAGATTCACTATCTCCAAGGCCGTCACAGGCAGTACAAGGAGAAAGTACCTGAGTCTCTGAAACtccagaggaagaagaagagcaagaaATCGCAGGGCTGCAAAGAGACGGCTTCTTCGGAGTTTGGGATTAGGGTAGAGAGAGTGAAGATGAAGCGGAAGGTGAAGAAACCGGCGAGGGTTTCGGGCTCGGAGGCGGCGTTGCTGGACGAGACATTGCGGAAGATGAAGTCGAAGAAGAAAGGGAATTTGCAGCTGGAGCTGATCAGAATGGTGCTCAAGAGAGacttggagaagaagaagaagaataagaagaagaagaagaaaagcgaTTTTCctttggtgaagaagaagaagaatatgaaGACGAAGCAGAATGAGATTGAATTGGAGGACAATAgcgaagaggaagaagaagaagaagaagagttgaCGAGACAATTGCCGAACGGAGTAATGGCGATATCGCCAGTACCGTCGCCTTCGCCGAGGAATTTCAACAATGTAGATGGAAATTGCGATGTGAAAGTAGGAGTGGAGAACGGAGTGGCTAGGCGGCGGTGTTTCCGGTCCAAGAACATCGAGCCTTTACCGTTCGGCACAATGCAG CTCATGCCTTGTGGTCAGAATGTGGCGGAATCAAGGAGgggaaagaggaagaggaggTGCCATTGTTGTCGAAAAAGCGGATCGTTGAGTCTTGTTTCGTGTTCCAGTTGTCAGAAAGAGTTCTTCTGTGCGGATTGCATCAAAGAACG GTATTTTGATACTCAAGAAGATGTTAAGATGGCGTGTCCAGTCTGTCGTGGAACTTGCACCTGTAAGGATTGTTCAGCTAATCAATCTAAAGACAGAGAAAGTAAG GATTCTTTAGGGgaggaaaataaagttgaaaaaatacTACGCTTCCATTATTTGATCTGTATGCTTCTTCCTGTATTAAAACGAATGAACCACGACCGGAGTGTTGAGCTTGAAACAGAGGCAAATACAAATG GGAAGAAAACTTCCGAAGTTCATATCAAGCAGTCTGAATTTGGCTGCAATGAGCAAAATTGCTG TAACTGCAAAACTTCAATTGTGGATCTCCATAGAAGCTGTCCAAATTGTTCATATAATCTCTGTTTAAGTTGTTGTAAGGATTTTTGTTGTGGGAGCTTCACTGGAAGAATTGACACATTTATTTCAAAGAACTCAAATGGAAGGAAAGCTTGTATATCTGGTGACAAGCAACTTTCATTGAAGAAGCTGGCCAAGCAAAATTCTGGTACATACCTTTCCTCACCTGCATCAGTGTCTGACTGGAAAGCTTGTAATGCTAATGGCAGGATATCTTGTCCTCCTGCGGaatttggtggttgtggtgatAGCTTCCTTGATTTGAGATGTGTTTTTTCCTTGAGCTGGATCAAAGAGCTGGAAGTAAGTGCTGAAGAAATAGTTTGCAGCTATGAGGTTCCAGAAGCTTTTGACATATCTTCATGCTGCTCAGTATGTCTTGACATAGATCATAAAGCTGATGGAATTGAGCATTTGCAAGAAGCAGCTGCAAGAGAAGATTCTATTGACAATTATTTGTATTACCCCACACTTCTGGATGTTCACAATGATAAGCTTGAACACTTTCAGAAACATTGGGGTAGAGGCCATCCTGTAATAGTTCGTAACGTGCTTCAGTCTGCATCAGATTTGAACTGGGATCCAGTAGTCATGTTCTGCACTTATCTTGAGCAAAGCATTGCCAGATATGAGAATAATAAAGATTTTCTCGAAGCTACCAATTGCTTGGATTGGTGCGAG GTAGAAATTGGTATCAGGCAGTATTTTATGGGTTCTCTGAATGGGCAAACACATAAGAATACGTGGCAAGAGAAGTTTAAATTGAAGGGTTGGCTTTCTTCGCATTTATTTCAAGAACAATTTCCATCTCATTATGCTCAAATAATCCACTCTTTACCACTTCAAGAATATATGAATCCCATATCTGGTCTTCTAAATTTAGCTGCGAAGTTGCCTCAGGAAATCCCAAAGCCGGACCTAGGTCCATGTGTCTATATTTCCTATGGCTATGCTGAGGAACTTATACAGGCTGATTCCGTGGCAAAACTATGCTATGACTCGTATGATGTG GTGAATATTTTGGCACATACTACAGATGCCCCTATCTCTGCAGAACAGcttacaaaaataagaaaactgcTGAAAAAGCACAATTCTCAATGTCAAAGGGAGTCATCCAGGACTACTGATCAAATAAAAGCtaataaagtaaataaaaaattgtcaaatggTGAAAACATAGAAGACTCAGGATTGCAGAATATAACTGGGGAGGAAATGCACTTGCGAAAGAGAGTTGCTAGAGTATCTTGCTTCTCTCCTGCTTCACATGAAAAATGTGCTAGGAGTCTCAAAAATAGTAAGATGTCCCAAGATGAGGGATATGATTCTGATTCCGACTTTGATACTGAAGCCTCTTTATCTTCTAATGGGCCTGTTCTGAGCTCTCAAACATCAGATAAGAGGAAGTTTGGAAATCACAGTCAAAACTCTAATTCTTatagaaagaaattattttccgAGTCTTCTGGTGCCCAATGGGATGTCTTTCGTAGGCAAGATGTTCCAAAGCTTATAGAGTATCTCCAAAGGCACTCTAATGAGTTCAGCCATATGTCTGGTTTACACAAGCAT GTAGTTCATCCAATTCTTGATCAGAGTGTCTTTCTTGATACAACCCACAAAATGAGGCTTAAGGAGGAGTTTG AAATTGAACCCTGGACTTTTGAGCAACGCATTGGTGAAGCTGTCATCATTCCTGCTGGATGTCCATACCAGATTAGGAATCCCAAG TCTTGCGTTCATGTGGTGTTGGACTTTGTCTCACCTGAAAATGTTACTGAGTGCATCCATTTGATTGATGAAGTGCGGCTGCTTCCTGAAGACCACAAGGCAAAAGTAGACAAGCTAGAG GTGAAGAAAATGGCCCTTCATAGTATAAGTGCTGCAGTGAAAGAAATCCGTGAGCTTACATGCACTAT GACCTCCTGA